Proteins encoded in a region of the Buteo buteo chromosome 11, bButBut1.hap1.1, whole genome shotgun sequence genome:
- the PRODH gene encoding proline dehydrogenase 1, mitochondrial gives MAPPSAARALCSAARLGVPRRPRSATAAAASRRGAAPLPAADSEGGRPVVPPPPPPPPPRGAEREPPPAVDFGDPREAFRSKSSAELLRGLVVLGLCAVGPLVEHNRELLQVCQRVLGQALFERLMKMTFYGQFVAGEDQEAIKPLIRRNQAFGVGAVLDYSVEEDLSAEEAERKELDSCTSAAEKETGGAEQREKQYRAHRGFGDRRGGVISARTYFYADEAKCDQHMETFLRCIDASGSSSENGFSAIKLTALGRPQFLLQFSEVLVKWRRFFHQMAAEQGQAGRAALEMKLEAEKLQEALANLGIATKAESQHWFTGENLGMSGTVDLLDWNSLIDSRTKLSKLLLVPNMQTGQLEPLLSRFTEEEDLQMKRMLQRMDVLAKRATEKGVRLMVDAEQSYFQPAISRLTLEMQRRFNRDRAIIFNTYQCYLKEAYDNVTVDVELSRREGWHFGTKLVRGAYMEQERERAAQIGYEDPINPTYEKTNEMYHRCLDYILEEIKHNRKANVMVASHNEDTVKFTLHRMIELGIHPSEKKVYFGQLLGMCDQITFPLGQAGFPVYKYVPYGPVNEVLPYLSRRAQENRGFMQRANRERDLLWREVKRRLLTGTLFSPSH, from the exons ATGGCTCCACCGAGCGCGGCCCGGGCGCTCTGCTCCGCCGCCCGCCTGGGCGTCCCCCGTCGCCCACGCTCCGcgaccgccgccgccgcctcccgccgcggggccgctcCGCTACCGGCGGCGGACAGCGAGGGGGGCCGGCCGgtggtgccgccgccgccgcctcctcctcctccgcggGGTGCGGAACGGGAACCGCCGCCCGCCGTGGATTTCGGGGACCCACGGGAAGCGTTCCGCAGCAAGAGCAGCGCCGAGCTGCTGCGCGggctggtggtgctggggctgtgcgCTGTCGGGCCGCTGGTGGAGCACAACCGGGAG CTGCTGCAGGTATGCCAGCGGGTGCTGGGGCAGGCGCTGTTCGAGCGGCTGATGAAGATGACCTTCTACGGGCAGTTCGTGGCCGGGGAGGACCAGGAGGCCATCAAGCCGCTCATCCGGCGGAACCAGGCCTTCGGCGTGGGCGCCGTGCTGGATTACAGCGTGGAGGAGGACCTGAGCGCCGAGGAGGCCGAACGCAAGGAGCTGGA CTCCTGCACCTCTGCAGCCGAGAAGGAGACGGGAG GAGCAGAACAAAGGGAGAAGCAATACCGAGCCCATCGGGGATTTGGGGACCGCCGTGGTGGGGTCATCAGCGCCCGCACGTATTTCTATGCTGACGAGGCCAAGTGCGACCAGCACATGGAGACTTTCCTCCGCTGCATCGATGCCTCAG GCAGCAGCTCGGAGAACGGCTTCTCGGCCATCAAGCTGACAGCACTGGGCAGACCTCAGTTCCTG CTGCAGTTCTCGGAGGTGCTGGTGAAGTGGCGGAGGTTCTTCCACCAAATGGCCGCggagcagggccaggctgggcGGGCAGCGCTGGAGATGAAGCTGGAGGCGGAGAAGCTGCAG GAGGCCCTGGCCAACCTCGGGATCGCGACCAAGGCGGAGAGCCAGCACTGGTTCACGGGCGAGAACCTGGGCATGAGTGG CACTGTGGACCTGCTGGACTGGAACAGCCTGATTGATAGCCGCACCAAACTCTCCAAGCTGCTGCTCGTCCCCAACATGCAG ACTGGGCAGCTCGAGCCACTGCTCTCGCGCTTCACCGAGGAGGAGGATCTGCAGATGAAGCGGATGCTGCAGCGGATGGATGTCCTTGCCAAG AGAGCCACGGAGAAGGGCGTAAGGCTGATGGTGGATGCCGAGCAGAGCTACTTCCAGCCAGCCATCAGCCGCCTCACCCTGGAGATGCAGCGCCGCTTCAACAGGGATCGGGCGATCATCTTCAACACCTACCAGTGCTACCTGAAG GAGGCTTACGACAACGTGACAGTGGATGTGGAGCTGTCACGCCGGGAGGGCTGGCACTTCGGCACCAAGCTGGTCCGTGGCGCCTACATGGAGCAGGAGCGGGAAAGGGCAGCCCAAATTGGCTATGAGGATCCCATCAACCCCACCTACGAGAAGACCAATGAGATGTACCACAG GTGCCTGGACTATATCCTGGAGGAGATCAAGCACAACCGGAAAGCCAATGTGATGGTGGCATCTCACAATGAGGACACAGTGAAGTTCACCCTAcacag AATGATAGAGCTTGGGATCCATCCCTCGGAGAAGAAGGTGTACTTTGGGCAGCTGCTGGGCATGTGTGACCAGATCACCTTCCCCCTGG GTCAGGCTGGCTTCCCTGTCTACAAGTACGTGCCCTACGGCCCGGTGAACGAGGTGCTGCCCTACCTGTCCCGCAGGGCCCAGGAGAACAGGGGCTTCATGCAGAGGGCGAACCGGGAGCGGGACCTTCTCTGGAGGGAGGTCAAGAGGCGGCTCCTCACAGGGACCCTCTTCAGCCCCAGCCACTAA